The genomic segment AACCTAGTCATCTGTTGCATTTCATGATTTAGGACCATTTTAATATATCTACTTTTTTGTTGTAGGTTGTGCACCCGTGGCTTGTCCCGACAGTACGGGAGTTGGAGATGCCATTCCTTGCTTCCTTTGTGCCCTTACAATCTGTTCCTGATAAAATGATTGAGGGGTTGAAATTAGAATTGGCTGGAGTGACAGCCATCAAAAGGGAATCAGTTGTGGTagatgttggtggtggtggtgttgttgCTGGTGGTCAACCTGCTGTTGATGATGTTGCGGCAGAAATTACCGATGAAAAAATAatagatgatgatgttgatgttggtagACAAACTCTAATTGGTAGTGTTGTTGGTGGATAAACTCTAATTGGTGGTGATGTTGGTGGACAAACTCCAATTGGTGGAGATGTTAGTTGTGGTGGATTTGGTGGTagattttcctttgttggtGCCGACACATCGAAATGTGCTTGTGAATGCACCTATTGCAAGCGGCGAATGgatgatttgataaaaaatgtTGAGGAGTCGGTGAAGGCACAAAAAGACATAAATTCTGCTTTACAGAGTTTGTTATCCAAGAGGGGTGTCAATCCATCCAAGAAGCTGACCTCACCTTATACTCCTATTCGCATTCGCAAGaagggaaaaataatttccaagGCACTTGCCAATGTTAGGTCAAGAAAATCTTCTACACCCCACAAGGCAGCTGCTGTTGTTGATCTTAAAAAGGTAAATGTGTACAACCATGCAGATgctcaaaaattgaaaaagctTGAAAAATTCATCAATGCCAAGAAGAGCAAGGGTACGATGTATTCATTGCATGAATTTAAGGCCGATGACTTCAGGATAATGACAAGCATGGAAGATTGGTGGCTGGCCAGTGTAAGTTTGAAAacaataattatttttgttgaaacaagtcttattttggttgtattagttgcaacaagttatatatttgttgcaacaagtggaacacttgttgcaacaagtattgttcttgttgcaacaactcacttagttgttcaGGTGACTGACATTTCTTATACTTTTAATGCagtatgttgatgaaattatgCTCCTAATGCGTGTGAGGCAAAGCACTTTCACTGAGCACTATGCTTCCACAGATATAATCTTGGATCTTAACTTCTACAATATCATGCTCAAGCGGTACACAAAGTTGTCGGATGAAAGCACACAGCCGGAAGCTATTCTATTCAATCAAATGCTTGATGATtttatatgggatgatgatgttATCGCTTATTGCAGAGGTACTGTACCAGCCAGAGGTGGTCGCGAGTGGGTTGGTGCCAAAAGGGTGCTTACTGTCGTGAACATAAATGTCAGACAGTTTGTCACCCTCGAATTCATAATTGAGGAGGGGGTGATAAATGTTTATGATTGCAACCTCCCAAAAATCCAAGATGATGAGTTGTTCATCCACATCCAGCCAGTCATTGAATTATGGCCGAAGCTACTGAAGTAGAGTGGCATGTTTGAACACTTGCTCGAAAAATCTAAAGCTCGGCCCGAAGCTTGGAAATTTGTCTTTGAAGGAGAATCTACCCCGCAATGAAACTGCAATGGCATGCGGATCGTATTCACTTGCTTTTATTGAGCATTTGCTTACCGGCACTAACATGATGAAGCCCGAGACTCTATTGTGCGACAACTCAGTGGCGAGGATGCAGTGGCGGTGGGCAGTGGGTGTGATAGATAAAGTTTTGGAGCCCTGAGCTGGCTGTTTAACAAATTACTacttgaacaattttttttttgtccttgttattatttatgaatgttgttgcaacaaatgcaACAGATAGTACAGTTGTTGAAAAAGTTGCAAAAAATTACTAATCTACTAATATATTTAGACAAGTTGCCTAAATGATTGCAACAGGTCATacagttgttgaagaagttaCTAATcctttccaacaagtaactaacTGCTTAAATAAGTTACTAAATGTTGCATTAGATAATACAGTtgtggaagaagttgcaacaaattactaatctgtttcaacaagttactaatccgttccaacaagtaattaatctatttaaataagttactaatttgttgcaacagatcatacagttgtggagaagttgcaacaaattactaatctgtttcaacaagttactaatccgttccaacaagtaactaatctgtttaaacaagttactaatttgttgcaacagatcTTACAATtgtggaagaagttgcaacaaattactaatctgtttcaacaagttactaatctgttccaacaagtaactaatctgtttagacaagttactaatctgttgcaacagatcttacagttgtggaagaagttgtaacaaattactaatctgtttcaacaagttactaatccgttccaacaagtaactaatctgtTTAAACAAGTCACTAATCTtttgcaacagatcatacagttgtggaagaagttgcaacaaattactaatctgtttcaacaagttactaatccgttccaacaagtaactaatctgtttaaacaagttactaatctgttgcaaTAGATCATACAGTTGTggaaagaagttgcaacaaattactaatgattgtagtagatatatatattgatcaataaatatagttgatttcaaatttttatcactaaatatgggtgaatcaagtagttcacatcaatttactctaatgatcactccatttagtgtgtattggacttagttgatcatctatcctgacccaaaacaccatcaaattgcttaagtatatatattgatcaataaatatgattgatttccattgtttatcactaaa from the Lycium ferocissimum isolate CSIRO_LF1 chromosome 11, AGI_CSIRO_Lferr_CH_V1, whole genome shotgun sequence genome contains:
- the LOC132038487 gene encoding uncharacterized protein LOC132038487, yielding MDDLIKNVEESVKAQKDINSALQSLLSKRGVNPSKKLTSPYTPIRIRKKGKIISKALANVRSRKSSTPHKAAAVVDLKKVNVYNHADAQKLKKLEKFINAKKSKGTMYSLHEFKADDFRIMTSMEDWWLASYVDEIMLLMRVRQSTFTEHYASTDIILDLNFYNIMLKRYTKLSDESTQPEAILFNQMLDDFIWDDDVIAYCRGTVPARGGREWVGAKRVLTVVNINVRQFVTLEFIIEEGVINVYDCNLPKIQDDELFIHIQPVIELWPKLLK